The following proteins come from a genomic window of Phosphitispora fastidiosa:
- the acsB gene encoding acetyl-CoA decarbonylase/synthase complex subunit alpha/beta translates to MSEELNFDQIYADADKAMEGKEPVKMFRRAYKGAITAVSYAEILLTRAIQKHGKNKAVGYPDTAYFVPVIRCMSGEEVRTLGDMVPVLNRMRNQITENLTFEQYRLNGESTWYAADIIEVIRYIDYSPEQPLHVAPWTGFLTDPVVRSYGIKMVDWTIPGEAVIVGRAKDSKAAAKIVADMMGKGLMLFLCDEIIEQLLEENVKLGIDYIAFPLGNFTQVVHAANYALRAGMMFGGIKAGLRDAQRDYQRRRVLAFILYLGEHDFVKDAACAGAIWTGFPVITDQPMAEDEQIPDWFISEPDYEKIVQVALEVRGIKLTNIDIDIPINHGPAFEGETVRKGDMYCEFGGGRTPGFELVEMVGDDIEDGKITLIGPDIDTLGEDGGRLPLGIHVRIYGRKMQSDFEPVLERRIHYFTNYGEGIWHVAQRDLNWLRFTKDAFGKGFRMEHLGTLLYAKFKAEFPAIVDRVQIDLITDEAEVIKRREFAREKYNARDARLRELTDEGVEEFYSCTLCQSFAPTHVCVVAPERVGLCGAVSWLDAKAAYEINPHGANVPILKGECIDEVNGQWKAFNEFIYQNSQRTVEAVNFYTIMDNPMTSCGCFEVIMTMVPEANGFMVVNREHSGMTPCGMNFSTLAGTCGGGAQMPGFMGIGKAYFGSRKFIKADGGLGRLVWMPKALKEALRDILTERAEEDGLGSDFVDKIADESVGVSGEEILPFLEEKGHPALAMDPLM, encoded by the coding sequence ATGTCAGAAGAACTCAACTTTGATCAGATATATGCAGATGCGGATAAAGCGATGGAAGGCAAAGAGCCTGTTAAAATGTTCAGGAGAGCTTACAAAGGCGCTATTACCGCAGTCAGTTATGCTGAAATTCTTTTAACCCGGGCTATCCAGAAACATGGTAAGAATAAAGCCGTAGGGTATCCCGATACCGCTTACTTCGTTCCTGTTATCCGCTGCATGAGCGGTGAAGAAGTAAGGACACTCGGGGACATGGTTCCAGTCCTGAACAGGATGCGCAACCAGATCACCGAGAATCTTACCTTCGAGCAGTACAGGTTAAACGGCGAATCAACCTGGTATGCTGCGGATATTATTGAGGTTATCAGATATATCGACTATAGTCCCGAGCAACCGCTCCATGTTGCCCCCTGGACCGGTTTCCTCACAGACCCGGTAGTCCGTTCCTATGGTATCAAGATGGTTGACTGGACCATTCCCGGTGAGGCCGTTATTGTGGGCCGTGCTAAGGACAGCAAGGCAGCAGCTAAAATTGTTGCTGATATGATGGGTAAAGGCTTGATGCTCTTCCTCTGTGATGAAATAATTGAGCAACTGCTGGAAGAAAACGTTAAGCTGGGTATTGATTATATTGCTTTCCCGCTGGGTAACTTTACTCAGGTTGTGCACGCTGCCAACTATGCTCTCCGGGCCGGGATGATGTTCGGTGGGATTAAGGCCGGACTCAGGGATGCTCAGAGAGATTACCAGCGTCGTCGTGTTCTCGCCTTCATTCTCTATCTGGGTGAGCATGACTTTGTTAAGGATGCTGCCTGTGCAGGCGCCATCTGGACCGGTTTCCCGGTTATTACTGACCAGCCCATGGCTGAAGATGAGCAGATTCCTGACTGGTTTATTTCCGAACCAGATTATGAAAAGATTGTTCAGGTTGCTCTCGAAGTACGTGGTATCAAGCTTACCAACATTGATATTGACATCCCCATCAACCATGGTCCTGCCTTTGAGGGTGAGACTGTCCGTAAGGGAGACATGTACTGCGAGTTTGGCGGTGGTCGTACTCCTGGTTTCGAATTGGTTGAAATGGTTGGAGACGATATCGAAGACGGTAAGATTACACTTATTGGTCCTGATATTGACACACTGGGTGAAGATGGCGGTAGACTGCCTCTCGGAATCCATGTCAGAATTTATGGACGCAAGATGCAGTCAGACTTTGAGCCTGTTCTGGAGCGCCGGATTCACTATTTCACCAACTATGGTGAGGGTATCTGGCACGTTGCTCAACGGGATTTGAACTGGCTGCGGTTTACCAAGGATGCATTTGGCAAGGGCTTCCGCATGGAGCACCTGGGAACCCTGCTTTATGCCAAGTTTAAGGCTGAATTCCCGGCAATCGTTGACCGGGTACAAATAGATCTGATTACAGATGAAGCAGAAGTAATCAAGCGCCGTGAGTTTGCCCGTGAGAAGTACAATGCGCGTGATGCCCGTCTCCGCGAGTTGACTGATGAGGGTGTTGAAGAATTCTATTCCTGCACTCTTTGCCAGTCATTTGCCCCGACTCACGTATGTGTGGTTGCTCCTGAGCGGGTAGGTCTGTGTGGCGCTGTATCCTGGCTTGATGCCAAGGCAGCATATGAGATTAACCCGCACGGCGCTAACGTACCCATACTCAAGGGTGAATGTATCGACGAGGTTAATGGTCAGTGGAAAGCCTTCAATGAGTTTATTTACCAGAACTCCCAGAGAACCGTTGAGGCGGTTAACTTCTACACCATTATGGATAACCCGATGACTTCCTGCGGATGCTTTGAGGTTATCATGACAATGGTTCCGGAAGCTAATGGTTTCATGGTGGTTAACCGGGAACACTCCGGGATGACCCCTTGTGGGATGAACTTCTCCACCCTGGCCGGTACCTGCGGCGGTGGCGCTCAGATGCCAGGATTCATGGGAATTGGTAAAGCATACTTTGGTTCCCGGAAATTCATCAAGGCAGACGGTGGTTTAGGCCGCCTGGTATGGATGCCGAAAGCCCTCAAGGAAGCGCTCCGTGACATTCTCACAGAGAGAGCAGAAGAGGACGGACTCGGCAGTGACTTCGTAGATAAGATTGCAGATGAGAGTGTCGGTGTATCCGGTGAAGAGATTCTTCCATTCCTGGAAGAAAAGGGACACCCTGCACTGGCAATGGATCCATTGATGTAA
- the acsC gene encoding acetyl-CoA decarbonylase/synthase complex subunit gamma, giving the protein MGLTGLEIFKQLPKKNCKECGQPTCLAFAMQLAAGKAGLDACPYVSDAAREALDSASAPPVALVKIGVGEKAFELGNETVMFRHDKRFEHPTGIAIQVSDNMSADEVKAKVDKVNKLVFDRVGQVHEVNMVAVANDSGDAAKFADTVKLVQDNTAYPLLLTSGDAAAMEKALEIAGVNKPVVNAADAGNYEAMVALAKKYEAPLVVKGSDLNSLAETVEKIAALGYKNLILDSGARELSKVIADQTQIRRQALKLFRPFGYPTIAFANNDDAVMESLYASTYVAKYAGIVVVNSAEPEHILPVITLRLNIYTDPQKPIAVESKIYEILDPGKDAPVLITTNFSLSYFCIAGDTEAARMPAYIVPVDTDGISVLTAWAAGKFSPESIADTIKKLGIMDKVNHNKVIIPGGVAVLSGQTAELTGCEVLVGPRESAGINSFFKQQWNQ; this is encoded by the coding sequence ATGGGTTTAACAGGATTAGAGATTTTTAAACAACTGCCCAAGAAGAACTGTAAAGAATGTGGTCAGCCGACTTGTCTGGCATTTGCCATGCAGCTGGCTGCCGGTAAGGCGGGTCTGGATGCTTGTCCTTACGTAAGTGATGCTGCTCGTGAGGCACTTGATTCGGCTTCTGCACCTCCAGTAGCGTTGGTTAAAATTGGCGTGGGCGAAAAGGCTTTCGAGCTTGGTAATGAAACCGTTATGTTCCGCCATGACAAGAGGTTTGAGCACCCCACAGGTATCGCCATCCAGGTTAGTGACAACATGAGCGCTGATGAGGTGAAAGCGAAAGTCGATAAGGTCAACAAACTGGTATTTGACCGTGTAGGTCAGGTTCATGAGGTTAACATGGTTGCTGTGGCCAATGATTCCGGTGATGCTGCCAAGTTTGCCGATACAGTTAAACTTGTCCAGGATAACACAGCATATCCGCTGTTACTTACCTCCGGTGATGCTGCAGCTATGGAAAAAGCCCTTGAAATTGCCGGCGTCAACAAGCCGGTAGTGAATGCCGCTGATGCCGGGAACTATGAGGCTATGGTGGCCTTGGCTAAAAAATATGAAGCTCCTCTCGTAGTTAAAGGTTCTGATTTGAATAGTCTTGCTGAAACCGTGGAAAAAATTGCTGCACTTGGTTACAAGAATCTTATTCTTGATTCCGGGGCTCGCGAGCTTTCCAAGGTTATTGCAGACCAGACTCAAATCAGGAGGCAGGCTCTTAAACTGTTCCGTCCGTTTGGGTATCCTACAATAGCTTTTGCCAACAATGATGATGCGGTTATGGAATCACTGTATGCTAGTACATATGTAGCTAAGTACGCCGGTATCGTTGTTGTTAACAGCGCTGAACCCGAGCATATCCTTCCGGTTATTACTCTGCGTCTGAACATCTACACCGACCCGCAGAAACCGATTGCCGTTGAGTCCAAGATTTACGAAATTCTTGATCCGGGTAAGGATGCACCTGTGCTTATTACCACAAACTTCTCACTCAGTTATTTCTGTATTGCCGGTGATACTGAAGCGGCACGTATGCCTGCTTACATTGTTCCGGTTGATACTGACGGTATTTCTGTACTTACAGCATGGGCAGCAGGTAAATTCTCACCTGAGAGCATTGCTGATACTATCAAGAAGCTTGGTATCATGGACAAAGTTAACCACAACAAGGTTATTATCCCCGGTGGTGTAGCAGTTCTGAGCGGACAAACAGCAGAGCTTACCGGTTGCGAAGTTCTCGTAGGACCTCGTGAGTCTGCCGGTATTAATAGCTTTTTCAAGCAGCAATGGAATCAGTAA
- a CDS encoding acetyl-CoA decarbonylase/synthase complex subunit delta: MAVTIAKERWTSKVAEEAYGSQGIKVGGETTLPFLQFEGEIPNRPVTALEVFDTEPKDYPDMLREAFADVITDPVAWAKKVVEYGADMVALRLMSAHPDWNNASAQDVAKTAKAVADAIDVPLIVIGCGVEEKDGEILPVVAEALEGKKALIGCVTANNYKSITAAANGYGHYVIASSPLDINLCKQLNILINEMGLPLDRIAFDPLVGALGYGIEYAYSIMERARMGALTGDKTLATPIVAFIGQEAWKAKEAKDADAPEWGPQGDRAILWEVTTATTFAIAGANIFIMRHPESIKKFNAFVDEAMKSNAY, translated from the coding sequence ATGGCTGTTACTATAGCAAAAGAAAGATGGACCAGTAAAGTTGCCGAAGAGGCATATGGTTCTCAAGGTATAAAAGTTGGTGGAGAAACTACACTGCCCTTCCTGCAGTTCGAAGGTGAAATTCCAAATCGCCCTGTTACTGCTTTGGAAGTTTTTGATACAGAGCCAAAGGATTACCCTGACATGTTAAGGGAAGCCTTTGCCGATGTAATTACTGACCCTGTGGCATGGGCTAAGAAGGTTGTTGAATATGGGGCCGACATGGTTGCTTTAAGGCTGATGAGCGCTCATCCGGACTGGAACAATGCCAGCGCTCAGGATGTAGCCAAAACTGCCAAGGCAGTTGCTGATGCAATCGATGTCCCTCTGATTGTAATCGGCTGCGGCGTTGAGGAGAAGGATGGAGAAATCCTGCCTGTAGTCGCCGAGGCTCTTGAAGGTAAAAAAGCGCTTATTGGCTGTGTTACTGCCAATAACTACAAATCTATTACTGCTGCTGCTAATGGCTATGGACATTATGTAATTGCATCTTCACCGCTGGATATCAACCTTTGCAAGCAGTTGAACATCTTAATTAATGAAATGGGTCTTCCTCTTGACCGGATTGCCTTTGACCCACTGGTTGGTGCACTCGGTTACGGTATTGAGTACGCATATTCCATTATGGAACGTGCCCGTATGGGAGCCCTTACCGGTGACAAGACACTGGCTACTCCGATAGTTGCCTTCATCGGTCAGGAAGCTTGGAAGGCAAAAGAAGCTAAAGATGCAGACGCACCCGAATGGGGTCCGCAGGGTGACCGGGCTATTCTGTGGGAAGTAACCACTGCTACCACATTTGCAATAGCCGGAGCAAACATCTTTATCATGCGCCATCCAGAATCTATTAAGAAATTTAATGCATTCGTGGATGAAGCTATGAAATCCAATGCTTACTAA
- a CDS encoding methyltetrahydrofolate cobalamin methyltransferase yields MFEIIGERINGLFYDIRDAIANKDPKPVRDWAVKQAEAGAFWLDINTGPVAKKSEQAEIMAWLVKTAQEAVDLPCCIDTTNWDAIEEGLKVHKGKALINSTTAEQAKMDALFPMAANYNAAIVGLAMNEKGVPKSAEDRTALAMELVANADAYGISPVDLYIDPLVLPVNVAQEHGPECLEALRQVKLLSNPSPKTTVGLSNISQKAPNRPLINKTFLAMAMVCGLDSAVMDACDDDLVDTAATATIILNQSIYCDSYLKIFRQK; encoded by the coding sequence ATGTTTGAGATTATAGGTGAAAGAATTAACGGATTATTTTACGATATCCGTGATGCAATTGCTAACAAGGACCCCAAGCCTGTCCGTGACTGGGCTGTTAAGCAGGCCGAAGCCGGTGCATTTTGGCTGGATATAAATACCGGACCTGTTGCCAAGAAATCTGAACAGGCAGAAATTATGGCTTGGCTGGTAAAAACAGCTCAGGAGGCTGTTGACCTTCCCTGCTGTATTGATACAACCAACTGGGATGCAATTGAGGAAGGCCTTAAGGTTCATAAAGGCAAGGCCCTGATCAACTCGACAACTGCTGAACAGGCTAAAATGGACGCCCTTTTCCCGATGGCTGCCAATTATAACGCCGCCATTGTCGGTTTGGCAATGAATGAAAAGGGAGTTCCCAAGAGCGCCGAAGACCGTACCGCACTGGCAATGGAACTTGTTGCCAATGCTGATGCTTACGGTATTTCTCCAGTGGATCTCTATATTGACCCATTGGTTCTGCCGGTCAATGTTGCTCAGGAGCACGGTCCGGAGTGCCTGGAAGCTCTTCGCCAGGTTAAACTTCTGTCCAATCCGTCTCCCAAGACAACTGTTGGGTTGAGTAATATTTCTCAGAAAGCCCCCAACCGTCCGCTGATTAATAAGACATTCTTGGCTATGGCTATGGTGTGCGGCCTGGATTCAGCTGTTATGGATGCATGTGATGACGATCTGGTAGATACTGCTGCTACAGCAACTATCATCCTTAACCAGTCCATCTACTGTGACTCCTACCTGAAGATTTTCAGGCAAAAGTAA
- a CDS encoding CoB--CoM heterodisulfide reductase iron-sulfur subunit A family protein: MENNTRIGVFFCSCNGKITEKIDYGQITSEIKKLPQVEYVRDSQNLCAHLEGELICKEITKNQLNRVVVIGCARAKEEGFFKEVLQKAGVNPHLLSMVNLLEECSSVHGKSAQSAAKALELAKMGIARAGKLEEISCGDYSVNRTVLVLGGGLAGMETALQAAARGHKVILAEKEDKLGGRLARVNSIIGVDRNPAELLDEKVKAVTSNPSIEVRTGTRLGDLDGNIGGYTAWLVKGDSETPVEVGAIVVATGVQTIYCPVKYGLSIADNVIGQMKLERLLADGKDFTGKNISLVIGKTTEEYNLSFVIAIKNALLLRKKFNATVNVFYTNIKVGGDNWEKMYTEARDVGVNFFKFDEGIEITANNGEIIINYEDPFIRGKIPGPFTITSDYIILPEELVPADGTEDLAKVLRIDLGPKSFFSIDNAHILPEMTSRDGIYLVGSCQTPGFVIDIQISARAVAEEIFRKLYADKVSVELTQPYVDASKCVVCLTCYRCCPHGAITIEHGEQFDNLYKSAAQMNPMVCRRCGICAAECPGKAIQLPDYTDDQVLAQLEAMEV, translated from the coding sequence ATGGAAAATAATACTCGAATTGGCGTCTTTTTCTGTAGTTGTAATGGTAAAATTACAGAAAAGATAGACTACGGACAGATCACCTCCGAAATCAAGAAACTCCCACAGGTAGAGTATGTCAGAGACAGTCAGAACCTATGTGCTCATCTTGAAGGAGAGCTAATCTGTAAGGAAATTACCAAGAACCAGCTCAACCGGGTTGTGGTGATTGGTTGTGCCAGGGCAAAGGAAGAAGGGTTTTTTAAAGAGGTCCTGCAAAAAGCAGGGGTTAACCCCCACCTGTTGTCTATGGTCAATCTCCTTGAAGAGTGCTCCAGTGTTCATGGCAAATCTGCCCAGTCAGCGGCTAAAGCCTTAGAATTAGCTAAAATGGGCATAGCCAGGGCAGGTAAACTTGAAGAGATATCCTGTGGAGATTACTCAGTTAACCGGACTGTGCTGGTACTGGGTGGAGGGCTGGCCGGAATGGAAACGGCGCTGCAGGCAGCAGCAAGGGGACATAAAGTAATCCTTGCTGAAAAAGAAGACAAGTTAGGCGGTAGATTGGCCAGAGTTAATTCAATCATTGGTGTTGACCGCAACCCTGCCGAACTCTTGGATGAAAAAGTGAAAGCAGTAACTTCCAATCCATCCATTGAAGTGAGGACAGGAACCAGGCTCGGTGACCTTGATGGAAACATCGGGGGCTATACGGCCTGGCTGGTTAAGGGGGATTCGGAAACACCGGTTGAAGTTGGCGCAATCGTGGTTGCCACCGGGGTCCAGACAATCTACTGTCCGGTGAAATATGGTCTCAGCATTGCTGACAATGTTATCGGACAGATGAAACTGGAGCGGCTGCTTGCAGATGGAAAAGATTTTACCGGGAAAAACATTTCTCTGGTTATCGGCAAGACCACAGAGGAGTATAACCTTTCCTTTGTGATAGCAATCAAAAATGCGCTGCTTCTGCGCAAGAAATTTAATGCCACAGTAAACGTGTTCTACACAAACATCAAGGTTGGCGGCGATAACTGGGAGAAGATGTACACCGAAGCCAGAGACGTAGGGGTAAATTTCTTTAAGTTTGATGAAGGTATTGAGATAACCGCAAATAATGGTGAAATAATAATTAATTATGAGGATCCCTTCATTAGAGGTAAGATACCCGGACCGTTTACTATCACATCAGATTACATTATACTCCCCGAAGAACTGGTACCTGCTGACGGAACAGAAGACCTCGCAAAAGTCCTTCGCATTGATTTAGGACCCAAATCATTTTTCAGTATTGATAATGCTCATATTCTTCCTGAGATGACATCCAGAGACGGTATATACCTGGTAGGCAGTTGTCAGACCCCCGGTTTTGTCATTGATATTCAAATATCAGCCAGGGCAGTAGCCGAGGAAATCTTCCGTAAACTTTATGCTGATAAGGTTTCAGTTGAACTTACCCAGCCGTATGTTGATGCTTCTAAATGTGTTGTCTGCCTCACCTGTTATCGCTGTTGTCCACATGGGGCGATCACCATTGAGCATGGCGAGCAGTTTGATAACCTGTATAAATCAGCAGCTCAAATGAATCCAATGGTTTGCAGGAGATGCGGTATCTGTGCCGCTGAGTGCCCCGGCAAAGCCATCCAGCTGCCTGATTACACGGATGACCAGGTTCTTGCCCAGCTCGAAGCAATGGAGGTGTAG
- a CDS encoding hydrogenase iron-sulfur subunit, whose translation MSANANFQPKIIVFACENSGWLASEHASELALGYPEKVELIKIPCSGKIDVLFFMKALEKADGTIVMACQKENCKFIKGNIRAAQRVKQTENLLKEIGVEPERVGIHYLAANMGHKFVEIVQNFYDKIRELGPNPGKVIK comes from the coding sequence GTGAGTGCCAATGCAAACTTTCAACCAAAGATTATCGTATTTGCCTGTGAAAATTCAGGCTGGCTGGCTTCTGAACATGCGTCAGAACTGGCTTTAGGCTATCCCGAAAAAGTTGAGCTGATCAAAATTCCCTGTTCCGGGAAAATCGATGTCCTGTTTTTTATGAAGGCTCTGGAAAAGGCAGATGGTACAATTGTAATGGCCTGCCAGAAGGAGAATTGTAAGTTTATAAAAGGCAACATCAGGGCAGCTCAGAGGGTAAAGCAGACAGAGAATCTTCTAAAAGAAATCGGTGTTGAGCCGGAGCGGGTAGGTATTCATTATTTGGCGGCAAACATGGGCCACAAGTTCGTTGAAATCGTTCAGAACTTTTACGATAAAATCAGAGAGTTAGGACCAAATCCTGGGAAGGTGATAAAATGA
- a CDS encoding methylenetetrahydrofolate reductase C-terminal domain-containing protein — MIIAERKPIEEILGLLSKHQKVLVLGCGGCVTVCLAGGEKEVGLLSSQLAMARSKEERPLEVVQQTVERQCDFEYLEGIRHIVKDVDAILSLACGIGIQTCAEAFPDKIVWPGVNTKFLGVNLNVGEWAERCQACGQCVLDKTGGICPVARCSKSIFNGPCGGSQDGKCEVSPDTDCAWALIHDRLTRLGEVDSLREIMPVKDWSFSRDGGPRKLVREDLELESGK; from the coding sequence ATGATTATTGCGGAGAGAAAACCCATTGAAGAAATTTTAGGACTCCTAAGCAAGCATCAGAAAGTGCTTGTCCTCGGATGTGGCGGTTGTGTTACCGTATGCCTGGCCGGGGGAGAAAAAGAGGTAGGGCTCCTGAGTTCCCAGTTAGCTATGGCTCGCAGTAAAGAAGAAAGACCTCTGGAGGTAGTTCAGCAGACTGTTGAGCGCCAGTGTGACTTCGAATATCTTGAAGGGATTCGCCACATTGTCAAGGATGTTGATGCAATACTGTCACTTGCTTGTGGTATTGGTATCCAGACCTGTGCCGAAGCGTTTCCCGATAAGATTGTTTGGCCCGGTGTTAACACCAAGTTCCTTGGGGTTAACCTGAATGTTGGCGAATGGGCTGAAAGATGCCAAGCCTGCGGACAATGTGTTCTGGATAAGACAGGCGGCATTTGTCCGGTTGCCAGGTGTTCAAAGAGTATTTTCAACGGTCCCTGCGGCGGTTCCCAGGACGGCAAGTGCGAGGTTTCCCCGGACACCGATTGTGCATGGGCCCTTATCCATGACCGCTTAACCCGTTTGGGTGAGGTCGATTCCCTGCGTGAGATTATGCCTGTTAAAGACTGGTCATTCAGCAGGGATGGCGGTCCTAGAAAACTGGTAAGGGAGGACTTGGAACTTGAAAGCGGGAAGTAA
- a CDS encoding methylenetetrahydrofolate reductase, translating to MKAGSKLERMLESGNFTVTGEIGPPKSCNGEIVRHHARMLKGYCESYNLTDNQTAIVRLSSIGAGKILLEEDCEPNIQIVCRDRNRIAIQSDVLGASALGMKNILCLSGDHQKFGNHPTSKNVYDVDSIQLIKILDGMRNGYFANGEQMKDEPPKIFIGCAANPFADPFEFRVTRLEKKADAGADFTQTQCVLDMERFDRWMELVRARGLHKRIKILAGITPMKSVKAAKYMNKYVAGMMVSQEYIDRLDKAEDVKAEGVNIACEQIEHLKKMEGIAGVHIMAIAWEEIVPEICKRTGLDPRPEV from the coding sequence TTGAAAGCGGGAAGTAAACTTGAAAGAATGTTAGAAAGTGGCAATTTTACCGTTACCGGTGAAATTGGACCGCCAAAAAGCTGTAATGGCGAGATAGTGCGTCATCATGCCAGAATGCTCAAAGGGTACTGTGAATCGTACAACCTGACAGATAACCAGACAGCTATTGTACGCCTTTCCAGTATTGGAGCAGGTAAGATTCTTCTTGAAGAGGATTGTGAGCCAAACATTCAGATTGTCTGCCGGGATCGGAACAGGATTGCTATCCAGAGTGACGTGCTGGGCGCCTCCGCTCTGGGAATGAAGAATATTCTGTGTCTCTCCGGTGACCACCAGAAATTTGGTAACCATCCGACATCAAAGAATGTTTATGATGTTGACTCCATTCAGTTGATTAAAATTCTTGACGGGATGCGCAATGGCTATTTCGCCAATGGGGAACAAATGAAGGATGAGCCGCCGAAGATTTTTATCGGATGTGCTGCCAACCCGTTTGCTGATCCTTTTGAATTTCGTGTCACCAGGCTGGAGAAAAAAGCCGATGCTGGAGCTGACTTTACTCAAACCCAGTGTGTTCTCGACATGGAGCGTTTTGACCGCTGGATGGAGCTTGTCAGGGCTCGGGGACTTCATAAGAGAATCAAGATTCTGGCAGGTATTACACCAATGAAATCTGTTAAGGCTGCAAAGTATATGAACAAGTATGTTGCCGGAATGATGGTATCCCAGGAATATATCGACAGGCTGGATAAAGCTGAAGATGTTAAAGCCGAAGGTGTTAATATTGCTTGTGAACAAATTGAGCACCTCAAGAAAATGGAAGGTATTGCCGGTGTTCATATTATGGCAATTGCTTGGGAAGAAATTGTTCCTGAGATTTGTAAACGGACCGGTTTGGATCCGAGACCGGAGGTATAA
- a CDS encoding CoB--CoM heterodisulfide reductase iron-sulfur subunit A family protein: MQKQKVLVIGGGVAGMTSALEAAAKGIEVYLVEKAADIGGWAYTYCCKATENCAKCSACLVPQAKMHVEKNPLITVFCGSEVVGISGKSGDYSVKVKTGQDKAVDLEAGAIIIATGFKPFDAARKGEFGYDREKNVITALELEQAMREKGSLVSAYGKAKRIGFIQCVGSRDLALGNNYCSKVCCMYASKLARLIRSELADAELTIFYMDFQTFGLGFDEFFRSAKDDDKIQFVRGIPAKIFGFPYDRLTVRYANSMTGEAIEDKFDLIVLSTAITPSEDTEALALLLNVETDEHGFFKNTVLDPVGTKQTGVFIAGTCQSPKDIPQSMEQAKAAAGAAVKFLAE, translated from the coding sequence TTGCAAAAACAGAAAGTTCTCGTGATAGGTGGCGGGGTTGCTGGAATGACCAGCGCCCTGGAAGCGGCGGCCAAAGGAATTGAAGTATATTTGGTCGAGAAAGCTGCCGATATCGGAGGGTGGGCATACACATACTGTTGTAAGGCAACCGAAAATTGTGCCAAGTGTTCCGCATGTCTCGTACCTCAGGCCAAAATGCATGTTGAGAAAAATCCCCTGATTACCGTTTTCTGTGGTAGTGAAGTTGTTGGGATTTCAGGTAAGTCCGGTGATTATAGCGTAAAGGTGAAAACAGGTCAGGATAAGGCAGTTGACCTGGAGGCAGGGGCAATTATCATAGCTACTGGCTTCAAACCCTTTGATGCGGCCCGCAAAGGTGAATTTGGTTATGACAGGGAAAAGAATGTGATAACCGCCCTGGAATTGGAACAGGCAATGCGTGAAAAGGGTTCGCTGGTTTCAGCATATGGCAAGGCCAAGCGTATTGGCTTTATACAATGTGTTGGCAGCAGGGATTTGGCTTTGGGCAATAACTACTGTTCAAAGGTTTGCTGTATGTATGCCTCAAAGCTGGCCAGGTTGATCCGTTCCGAACTGGCTGATGCCGAGCTGACTATTTTCTATATGGACTTCCAGACCTTTGGCCTGGGCTTTGATGAGTTTTTCCGTTCTGCAAAAGATGATGATAAGATTCAGTTTGTCAGGGGCATACCTGCAAAGATATTTGGGTTTCCCTATGACAGGTTGACAGTCAGGTATGCCAACTCTATGACCGGTGAGGCCATAGAGGATAAGTTTGACCTGATTGTGCTGTCAACTGCTATAACCCCCAGTGAGGATACTGAAGCGCTGGCACTTTTACTGAACGTGGAAACAGATGAACATGGCTTCTTTAAGAACACTGTTCTTGATCCTGTGGGAACCAAACAGACCGGTGTGTTTATTGCCGGTACCTGCCAGTCACCAAAAGATATTCCCCAGAGTATGGAACAGGCCAAGGCTGCTGCCGGAGCCGCAGTCAAGTTTCTTGCTGAATAA
- a CDS encoding LysM peptidoglycan-binding domain-containing protein, with protein MRKKRQSIKQECPGQVYWIIEPGDTFWKISRIMNIPLEDILKANPGVDPYNLLVGSKVCVPLKK; from the coding sequence ATGAGAAAAAAAAGGCAGTCCATCAAGCAGGAATGTCCGGGCCAGGTATACTGGATAATAGAACCGGGAGATACCTTCTGGAAAATTTCCCGAATAATGAATATCCCTCTTGAGGATATCCTGAAAGCCAATCCAGGTGTTGATCCCTACAACCTGCTCGTAGGAAGCAAGGTCTGTGTGCCCCTAAAAAAATAA